The Scleropages formosus chromosome 15, fSclFor1.1, whole genome shotgun sequence genomic sequence ATTCTTTGATGGCGGTGGCTGGTATAAAACTGAGAATTCTGGAGAAATTTGACCGGTGTCAGGATCTATCTCGCACCAACAGCCCCGACTGCGCCTGCTTCGCTCCTTCTCATCAGGAGGTATTTAACTTCAGGTTTCCGGCCGATTACCCTCTCCCAGCAACAGCCATTTCTCACAGAGCCGCAGCATGTCAGGCTGTTTAAAACAACGAGAAAAAGAGCAGAGTTCCTCCAAACAGACATTAAGTTGCTTTCGAGAGATAATGTAAACGTCAGCTTCTTTCTTCGTCTGTTTATTTTGCATGTTCCTGCTCGTTAGGTCTGTTTGGTAACATTACCAGGTGTTAACATGCTTATGggaacaaacagcatttttggGAGATTTCACTTAAAACCACTGTGTGGAGTGAATCAAAATGATATAAACAAGAGCAATTCATTTACTGTTCCTGCTTAAAATTTGTCAAATAATGCCAAGCGgacagcaaaatatatatatctcaatGGACCTGCTTCCTTCTATGGACCTACAAGTattttactgccacctactggTGATACAAGTGCAATTTATACCAGCATTTCCTCTTCCATAACTAATGTGTAAACACATATTCAACTTTATTTActgaacaaacaagaaaaactaagaaaatttttttgaaatttttaaaaaattaatttaacactGACAGAGGCaactggcagcatagtggttagagctgctaacTATGAGTTCattggtcacaggttcaaatcccacctttagctgtagtaccctcgaacaaggtacttccccttaaattgctccagtaaaaattacccaagtgtAAAAAAGAGGTaagtgtaggtagcttaacattgtaaggtgcttgggggaaaaaaagcaaataaatgagtgaatataaattaaatacatatttgttaAGGAGGTCAGTCTTACAATACTACACGTCcgtacacaaaaatatttaggTATTGATATATTACAcatacttttcaaaataaaccATCATCTGTGTCCATTAGAAAAAGGTTAGAGTTAATATTACATGCTAATTACCTCTTCATTTGCAGTGCAGCATGACAAAATGTGGCATGACAGGTATCCTGACACACGCAGGGGCCTCCGAAACAGTAGTGGAAGATTTCCATGCACTGTGCTCCAGATGGCCACTGAGGGCTCCAGTTCAGACGCGCAGCTTGTTCTGCAGGTGTTGCAGTTGGCTCAGGTTGATGCCGCTGCCtccacacaccaccaccaccacaggcCGCAGTGGGCGAGGCAGGCGACCCTGATCCTGCAGCCTCTGGATCACCCCGCTGTACACGGCCGCCAGGGCGGCGCCACAAGCCATCTCAACCAGCACTCGCTCATCGTCTGCGTAAACATGGCAACACCAACGCCGTCAGCCACGTCAGACTATAAATGGCTCAGTTGACCTCAGAACTGAAAATGTGCTCTTCTCCTCAGACATTCAGTGTGTCACAGGGCAGGAGCCATAGACCACAACTCTGCCAGGCAAGTAGAAGATTTCATGGGGAGGTTCTGCACAGAAAGCTGGAGATTGCAGTAAGCTGGTGCTGAACGCTCACCCAGGAAGAGTTCCACCGACTGCAGGGCCTCCAGGTCTGTCACCACCTCTGAGATGATGTTGCCCTCCTTGCTGTACTCAAAGGCCTGCATACACACAGTCTTGGCCCCCAAGGTTTTAGCCTCACTGTCAATGATAGATAGGAAATTTCATCCTGTCTGCAAACCGTGTGAATGCATCACAGCAGACTGGGTGATTTTCCTCACCTTGTGATGTCAGCGAGGGTAACTGGCTTCCCTGCCTTGATGGCTGCATTCAGACAGTTTGCACCTTGTGTCTCCATAGCAATAACGGGCACGTCATTCCAGCCCACCTCCTTCAGACCTACCACCACCCCGCAGAGGAGCCCTCCTCCCCCAACAGCAACCACGACTGCCCCAGGTTTACAGGGTAGGGAGGCCTTGATCTCCCTTATAATGCTGGCATGACCCTGCCTGGGATGAAGGTAGGTTAGTCTGTTAAGCTTCTGTCTTACCGCTCTTCTAAGCACAGTAAAACTGTTACTCACTTAAGGATTTGTCACATATTGAATAGAAATGATGTTTACTGTAACACACCGTCAAGCCTCAGCTAACCTATTATATTACTTCACATTCTGCAGGTGTGATTAaggaaaattacagaaaatccaTTTTGAACaatttagaaattttaaaagcacatttttaggGTTTTATGAAAAGTGAGGGATGTGACCTGGTCACTCACCAGAGTAGAGGGTGGTCAAAGGGCGGAACAAAGGTAAGGCTCTTGCTTTTAGCCAGTTGCAAAGCCTCAGTGTTGGCCTCATCCCACACCTAAATGAAGGCGGAGTCACAGAGGAAGGGATCACACATACGTAGGATATCGGAGCATGCTGGACTGGACCACTTCATGGCCTCCTCCCTCTTTCAGTAAATCAAtctatgaaatataaaatgcatgaaaacagaaatgacatACAGACCTTTCCCACCACTTGGACGGTGGCCCCCAGGCCCTTAAGCTTTTGGATCACCAGCTGAGGCGTGGAGGAAGGAACAATGATGGTTGCTGGGATA encodes the following:
- the LOC108919521 gene encoding serine dehydratase-like produces the protein MSDSDTFHINTPLLESLELSKRAGTTVFLKMDNGQPSGSFKIRGIGHLCQKIAGPESRGVVSASGGNAGMATAYVAKKLSIPATIIVPSSTPQLVIQKLKGLGATVQVVGKVWDEANTEALQLAKSKSLTFVPPFDHPLLWQGHASIIREIKASLPCKPGAVVVAVGGGGLLCGVVVGLKEVGWNDVPVIAMETQGANCLNAAIKAGKPVTLADITSEAKTLGAKTVCMQAFEYSKEGNIISEVVTDLEALQSVELFLDDERVLVEMACGAALAAVYSGVIQRLQDQGRLPRPLRPVVVVVCGGSGINLSQLQHLQNKLRV